One segment of Capnocytophaga sp. oral taxon 878 DNA contains the following:
- a CDS encoding metallophosphoesterase family protein — translation MKILLLSDTHSYIDDRILHYANEADEIWHCGDFGNLTVIKTLQSVKPLRGVYGNIDGTEIREYFGEINRFMCEGIEVLMIHIGGYPTKYTPLAKKEILSKTPKLFISGHSHILKVQYDKQFSLLHLNPGAAGIYGWQTVRTMLRFEIEEKEIKNLEIIELGKR, via the coding sequence ATGAAAATCTTATTATTATCAGATACCCATTCATACATAGATGATCGCATACTGCACTATGCCAATGAAGCTGATGAGATATGGCACTGTGGTGATTTTGGAAACTTAACAGTAATTAAAACATTGCAATCTGTAAAACCTTTGCGAGGTGTGTATGGCAATATAGATGGAACTGAGATACGAGAATATTTTGGAGAAATAAATCGCTTTATGTGTGAAGGCATAGAAGTACTGATGATACACATAGGAGGTTACCCTACAAAATACACGCCTTTAGCTAAAAAAGAGATCCTTTCCAAAACCCCTAAATTGTTTATTTCAGGACATTCACACATCTTAAAAGTACAATATGACAAACAATTTAGTTTGCTGCACTTAAACCCAGGGGCGGCAGGAATTTATGGATGGCAAACTGTACGTACAATGTTACGTTTTGAGATTGAAGAAAAGGAGATAAAAAACTTGGAGATTATTGAATTAGGTAAAAGGTAA
- the rnc gene encoding ribonuclease III — protein MFNLKKILAFSRLTSKKKDGIFYSKLKELLGFSPKNLSYYSEAFTHPSYQYQKATRKSYERLEFLGDAILGAVIADYIFTNAPEKDEGYLTKMRSKIVERRNLNQLGEELGLLDFLRTKLTPRQLGNNITGNLFEALIGAIYLDKGYKACFSFIERKLILPNINIKYLEEKVISHKSLLIEWCQKHKLDFAFEAEEDIEDRSETKYFVAKVHVQGFSVTRARSTSKKKAEEIAAKRTCYKIQGKQHHKLDVK, from the coding sequence GTGTTTAACTTAAAGAAAATATTAGCTTTTTCCCGTCTTACTTCAAAGAAGAAAGACGGGATTTTTTATAGCAAACTCAAAGAATTATTGGGCTTCTCACCTAAAAACTTATCATATTACAGTGAGGCTTTCACACATCCATCATACCAATACCAAAAGGCTACTCGTAAAAGTTATGAACGACTTGAGTTCTTAGGCGATGCTATATTAGGGGCTGTTATTGCTGACTATATTTTCACAAATGCTCCTGAGAAAGATGAGGGCTACCTCACCAAAATGCGTTCCAAAATAGTAGAACGACGTAACCTTAACCAACTAGGAGAGGAACTTGGCTTATTAGATTTTTTACGTACAAAGCTCACTCCTCGCCAATTAGGAAACAACATCACAGGTAACTTATTTGAAGCTTTAATAGGTGCTATTTACTTAGACAAAGGTTATAAAGCTTGTTTTAGCTTTATTGAACGAAAATTGATTTTACCCAATATCAATATAAAATATTTAGAGGAAAAAGTAATTAGTCATAAAAGTTTACTAATTGAATGGTGCCAAAAACACAAATTGGACTTTGCTTTTGAAGCTGAAGAAGACATAGAAGACCGTTCTGAAACTAAATATTTTGTTGCTAAAGTACATGTGCAAGGTTTTTCTGTAACTCGTGCCCGTTCAACCTCTAAAAAGAAGGCTGAAGAGATTGCTGCTAAACGCACTTGCTACAAAATTCAAGGGAAACAGCACCACAAACTAGATGTAAAATGA
- the fabF gene encoding beta-ketoacyl-ACP synthase II, with amino-acid sequence MERRRVVVTGIGALTPIGNTAKDFWQGLAAGKSGAAPITYFDASKFKTQFACELKGFNIEDFMDRKEARKLDRFAQYASVVSDEAIKDAHLDVDKVDKDRVGVIWGSGIGGLETFQNEVTTFNQGDGTPRFNPFFIPKMIADIASGMISIRYGFRGPNFTTVSACASAANAMIDALNYIRFGYADVIVSGGSEAAVTIAGIGGFNALHALSTFNENPAKASRPFDANRDGFVLGEGAGAIVLEEYNHAIARGATIYCELAGGGLSADAHHMTAPHPEGLGAKLVMNNCLKDAGVQPSEVDAINMHGTSTPLGDIAESKAVIDVFGEHAYDININSTKSMTGHLLGAAGAIEAVASILAIKNSLVPPTINFETPDEKIDQRLNFTFNKAQARDVKVAMSNTFGFGGHNACLLFKKLS; translated from the coding sequence ATGGAGAGACGACGTGTTGTTGTAACAGGTATAGGTGCTTTGACCCCAATCGGTAATACCGCCAAAGATTTTTGGCAGGGGCTTGCAGCTGGCAAAAGCGGTGCCGCTCCTATCACCTATTTTGATGCTTCAAAGTTCAAAACTCAGTTTGCTTGTGAACTTAAAGGTTTTAATATTGAAGACTTTATGGACAGAAAAGAAGCGCGCAAGCTAGATAGATTTGCTCAATATGCCTCTGTAGTTTCAGACGAAGCGATAAAAGATGCGCACTTAGATGTTGATAAAGTGGATAAAGACCGCGTAGGTGTGATATGGGGTTCAGGAATCGGTGGTTTGGAAACATTCCAAAATGAAGTAACTACCTTTAACCAAGGCGACGGAACTCCGCGTTTCAATCCGTTTTTCATTCCTAAAATGATTGCTGATATTGCATCAGGAATGATTTCTATTCGATATGGTTTCAGAGGACCTAACTTTACTACAGTATCAGCTTGTGCTTCAGCAGCTAATGCTATGATTGACGCGCTGAACTATATTCGTTTTGGTTATGCCGATGTAATTGTATCAGGAGGTTCAGAAGCTGCAGTTACTATTGCTGGTATTGGTGGATTCAATGCTTTACATGCTTTATCAACCTTTAACGAAAACCCTGCAAAGGCTTCACGTCCATTCGATGCAAATCGTGATGGTTTTGTATTAGGCGAAGGCGCTGGAGCTATTGTACTAGAAGAATATAACCATGCAATTGCTCGCGGAGCTACTATATATTGTGAATTGGCAGGAGGTGGTCTTTCAGCTGATGCTCACCACATGACAGCACCTCACCCCGAAGGTCTTGGGGCTAAGTTGGTAATGAATAACTGCTTAAAAGATGCAGGCGTACAGCCTAGTGAAGTAGATGCTATTAATATGCATGGTACTTCAACACCTCTGGGAGACATCGCAGAATCAAAGGCTGTGATTGATGTTTTTGGTGAACATGCTTATGACATTAACATAAACTCAACTAAATCAATGACTGGTCACTTATTAGGAGCTGCAGGAGCTATTGAAGCAGTAGCCTCAATATTAGCTATTAAGAATAGTTTAGTACCACCTACTATTAACTTTGAAACTCCTGATGAGAAGATTGACCAACGACTAAATTTCACATTTAACAAAGCTCAAGCTCGCGATGTAAAAGTAGCTATGAGCAATACCTTTGGCTTTGGTGGTCATAACGCTTGCTTATTATTTAAAAAGTTATCATAA
- a CDS encoding acyl carrier protein, with protein sequence MSDIASRVKAIIVDKLGVDENEVTAEASFTNDLGADSLDTVELIMEFEKEFDIQIPDDQAENIQTVGQAIKYIEDAKQ encoded by the coding sequence ATGTCAGACATTGCATCAAGAGTTAAAGCCATTATCGTAGATAAATTAGGCGTAGACGAGAATGAAGTAACTGCGGAAGCAAGCTTCACAAACGACTTAGGAGCAGATTCATTGGACACTGTGGAATTGATTATGGAATTTGAGAAAGAATTTGACATTCAAATTCCTGATGACCAAGCTGAAAACATTCAGACCGTAGGTCAAGCAATCAAATACATTGAAGACGCTAAACAATAA
- a CDS encoding beta-ketoacyl synthase N-terminal-like domain-containing protein has translation MKIAITGASTLTANALTLHNNIAQGRLSEKNRTLIETLRSSNVAYAPLDPSVLYAIHTARNAVAQAGWQGVRFGINIGSSRGATEVWENHFTHFLQEGSCLTLASPTTTLGNISTWVAQDLNNEGFELSHSITCSTALHGIANAIAWLESGMESRFLVGGSEAPLTPFTLAQVKALKIYSSLPLPYPCRAMDMEKRQNTMVLGEGAGCFCLEKGERPNALAYIIGLGFATEKLTHSVSLSKKGDCLQTSMQRALESAGHPHIDVIITHCTGTIKGDRAELNAIDAVFGNDIPLLTNNKWQYGHTYGASGALNLAMAIRMLQHNKFEEVPYLKTPEKLPNKLQHIMINAVGFGGNAISVVVKSR, from the coding sequence ATGAAAATAGCTATTACTGGGGCAAGCACTCTAACTGCCAATGCTTTAACACTTCACAACAATATTGCACAAGGAAGACTTTCAGAAAAAAATAGAACTCTTATTGAAACGTTGCGCTCATCTAATGTGGCATATGCTCCATTAGATCCTAGCGTACTTTACGCAATACATACCGCACGCAATGCTGTAGCCCAAGCTGGCTGGCAGGGCGTGCGGTTCGGTATTAACATAGGCTCATCAAGGGGAGCTACAGAAGTATGGGAAAATCATTTTACTCACTTCCTGCAAGAAGGTAGTTGCCTTACTTTGGCTTCACCTACTACCACTTTGGGCAATATAAGTACATGGGTTGCTCAAGATTTGAACAATGAGGGTTTTGAACTTTCTCACTCCATTACTTGCTCCACTGCCTTGCATGGCATTGCTAATGCTATTGCTTGGTTAGAAAGTGGTATGGAAAGTCGGTTTTTGGTAGGTGGTAGTGAGGCTCCTCTTACTCCTTTTACTTTGGCACAAGTGAAAGCCCTTAAGATATATAGCTCATTACCCCTACCCTATCCTTGTAGAGCTATGGATATGGAAAAACGACAGAATACAATGGTACTCGGTGAAGGAGCTGGCTGTTTTTGTTTAGAAAAAGGTGAGCGTCCTAATGCCTTAGCCTATATTATAGGGCTTGGCTTTGCTACCGAAAAGTTAACGCATAGTGTATCACTATCAAAAAAAGGAGATTGTTTACAAACTTCAATGCAGCGAGCTTTGGAAAGTGCTGGCCATCCACATATTGATGTGATTATTACCCATTGCACAGGTACTATAAAAGGTGATCGCGCCGAACTTAATGCTATTGATGCTGTTTTTGGCAATGACATTCCTCTACTTACCAATAACAAATGGCAGTACGGACATACTTATGGAGCAAGTGGAGCTCTGAATCTTGCTATGGCCATCAGGATGTTACAGCATAATAAGTTTGAAGAAGTACCTTATTTAAAAACTCCTGAAAAACTACCTAACAAATTACAACACATAATGATTAATGCTGTGGGCTTTGGCGGAAATGCAATAAGTGTAGTCGTTAAAAGTAGGTGA
- a CDS encoding NAD-dependent epimerase/dehydratase family protein, translated as MKKILVTGGAGFVGSNLCEALTKDPHNEVYSLDNYFTGKRENHVAGVQYIEGSTEHIFELINFTPDIIYHLGEYSRVEQSFEDIDKVLLFNKTGTLKVLEFCRKHRAKLVYAGSSTKFGDGGLGKDQSPYAWSKSSNTELIKNYGVWYGLDYAIVYFYNVYGPREINTGKYATLIALFAEKIKRGEPLTVVAPGTQQRNFTHINDIVAGLLLVGEKGKGDGYGIGSPESYTILEIAQLFGGKIQMLPERKGNRMTSPVLTEKTEALGWHATKHIKEYIQQIRSNL; from the coding sequence ATGAAAAAGATATTAGTAACAGGAGGGGCCGGATTTGTAGGTTCAAATCTTTGTGAAGCCCTCACCAAAGACCCTCATAATGAAGTATATTCGTTAGACAATTATTTTACTGGTAAGCGTGAGAATCACGTAGCTGGAGTACAGTATATTGAGGGTAGTACCGAACATATATTTGAACTCATCAACTTCACCCCCGATATTATTTACCATCTAGGCGAATACTCACGTGTAGAACAGAGTTTTGAAGATATTGATAAAGTATTGTTATTTAACAAAACTGGCACTTTAAAAGTTTTGGAGTTCTGCCGCAAGCATAGGGCTAAACTTGTATATGCGGGTAGTAGCACCAAGTTTGGTGATGGCGGACTCGGGAAAGACCAAAGCCCGTATGCGTGGAGCAAATCATCCAATACCGAACTTATAAAGAACTACGGGGTGTGGTATGGTTTAGATTACGCAATAGTGTATTTCTATAATGTATACGGCCCACGCGAAATAAACACTGGCAAGTATGCCACCCTTATCGCTCTTTTTGCCGAGAAAATAAAACGAGGTGAGCCCTTAACTGTCGTTGCTCCAGGCACACAACAACGTAACTTCACACATATAAACGATATAGTAGCAGGATTGCTATTGGTAGGCGAAAAAGGTAAAGGCGATGGATATGGTATAGGAAGTCCCGAAAGCTACACTATTTTAGAAATAGCACAGCTTTTTGGTGGTAAAATACAAATGCTGCCTGAACGTAAGGGTAATCGTATGACATCACCAGTACTTACAGAAAAAACAGAGGCTTTGGGTTGGCACGCTACAAAGCATATTAAAGAGTATATTCAACAGATAAGAAGTAACCTATGA
- a CDS encoding TatD family hydrolase — MIDIGINLTNKQFAGECDEIINRAINAGVEQILLTGTSVRSSKEALALAKEYPDTLFATAGIHPHDAKSMNNESINILKALLSEKQVIAVGECGLDFDRDFSPRPVQEACFHAQLTLSEEVSKPLFLHERAAFEHFIAILAEHKQLPQAVVHCFTGSLKEVKTYLDKGYYIGFTGAVSDSRRFAHLEEVVRYVPLDSMLIETDAPFMMPKNTPNRQLSYKQQRRNEPAFLPYVAQSIAQFKGIPLKAVTESTTQNAQELFKL; from the coding sequence ATGATAGATATAGGAATAAATCTCACCAACAAGCAGTTTGCAGGTGAGTGTGATGAAATTATAAATCGTGCAATAAATGCAGGTGTCGAACAAATTTTATTAACAGGCACCAGTGTGCGTAGCAGCAAAGAGGCTTTAGCTTTGGCTAAAGAGTACCCCGATACTCTTTTTGCCACTGCAGGCATTCACCCTCACGATGCTAAATCAATGAACAATGAAAGTATCAACATTTTAAAGGCACTACTAAGTGAAAAACAAGTTATAGCAGTAGGTGAATGTGGTCTAGATTTTGACCGCGATTTTTCCCCACGTCCTGTACAAGAGGCTTGTTTTCATGCACAGCTCACTCTTTCCGAAGAGGTTTCCAAACCCTTATTTTTACATGAGCGTGCTGCTTTTGAACATTTTATCGCTATCCTTGCCGAACATAAGCAACTACCTCAAGCAGTAGTACACTGCTTTACAGGCAGTTTAAAGGAGGTTAAAACATATCTGGACAAGGGGTATTATATCGGTTTTACAGGAGCAGTGAGTGATAGCCGCAGGTTTGCTCATTTAGAAGAGGTAGTGCGTTATGTCCCCTTAGATAGTATGCTTATTGAAACCGATGCTCCTTTTATGATGCCTAAAAACACACCTAACCGGCAGTTGTCATATAAGCAACAACGCCGCAATGAACCTGCTTTTTTGCCCTATGTAGCACAATCCATAGCACAATTTAAGGGCATACCTCTCAAGGCTGTTACCGAAAGCACCACCCAAAACGCTCAAGAACTGTTCAAATTATAA
- a CDS encoding DUF2809 domain-containing protein: protein MKLTFNPKYFVWALALLGVELLIATVFSHIGFIRGYIGDALVVILLYYLVLSFVKVKHKSKLIWGIFIFAVVVEALQYFGVASYLGFTKGSLGYILLGNHFSWGDIISYTVGCLFLQLTHK from the coding sequence ATGAAACTAACATTTAACCCAAAATATTTTGTATGGGCTTTAGCACTACTGGGGGTCGAGTTGCTCATAGCTACTGTTTTTAGCCACATAGGCTTTATCAGGGGCTACATAGGCGATGCTTTAGTAGTAATATTGCTGTATTATTTAGTACTTTCATTTGTAAAAGTGAAACACAAAAGCAAGCTAATTTGGGGAATCTTTATTTTCGCAGTAGTAGTAGAGGCATTGCAATACTTTGGCGTAGCCTCTTATTTAGGCTTCACTAAGGGCAGCTTAGGGTATATACTCTTAGGTAATCACTTCTCTTGGGGCGATATAATAAGCTACACAGTAGGATGCCTCTTCTTACAATTAACCCACAAATAA
- a CDS encoding DUF2461 domain-containing protein: MHTIFKYLTELSNNNHKDWFDAHKNNYEIAKKLTDNFFKQIYAKLAEHDSLAPIKIYRIYRDLRFSKDKTPYKTHFGCYIQRKQPHNRGGYYIHLSPDETFIGGGFFDPNKEDLLRIRQEISLNADEFTQIMNSKDIITQFDGKLWGDELKTAPKDFDKDDPMIHYLRKKQFLLKHDYSQEDVFSNDFFQKVTEGLLAMRPFFDFMTEALTTNLNGESIL, translated from the coding sequence ATGCACACAATCTTCAAATATCTTACCGAACTATCCAATAATAACCATAAAGACTGGTTTGATGCTCATAAAAATAACTATGAAATAGCTAAAAAATTAACCGATAATTTTTTTAAACAAATATATGCCAAGTTAGCCGAACACGATAGTCTTGCGCCTATAAAAATATACCGTATTTACCGTGATTTGCGTTTTTCTAAAGATAAAACTCCCTACAAAACACACTTTGGCTGCTACATTCAGCGCAAGCAGCCTCATAACAGGGGCGGGTATTATATCCATTTAAGTCCAGATGAAACGTTTATAGGGGGCGGCTTCTTTGATCCCAATAAAGAGGATTTACTGCGCATACGCCAAGAAATATCCCTTAACGCCGATGAGTTTACCCAAATAATGAATAGTAAGGATATCATAACACAGTTCGATGGCAAGCTATGGGGTGATGAACTTAAAACTGCCCCTAAAGACTTTGATAAAGATGACCCTATGATTCATTACCTGCGCAAAAAACAATTCTTATTAAAGCATGATTACAGCCAAGAAGATGTGTTTTCAAATGATTTTTTTCAAAAAGTAACAGAAGGGCTATTGGCTATGCGTCCTTTCTTTGATTTTATGACCGAAGCCCTTACTACTAACCTTAATGGTGAAAGCATCTTATAA
- a CDS encoding clostripain-related cysteine peptidase, translating to MRYYTLFLIGLILLSCGKNNDEPEMTPYEITLVYMIADNDLATYALNDLNEMERGFTANGRDKLLVYIDSNTSTALPSHPVLLEIVPDSTEAIQSKIIYTYPEQNSADKTVLSNVLKDVFSYYKGRVETKGLILWSHGNAWLPNSYTIATENKGGVAIKAFGKDMSPKEGALELPDLAEALRSYHFQYILFDACFMGSIEVLYELRHNADYFIASPAEILADGFPYHLTLPYLIGKTQLEKATEAYYTYYKAQEGVRQSATITLVSSRYLDTLADLCAQLPTFSSLPLADLQQYSRNNERYLFDLKQILLLNGAKTNLNTLWQELCPIEKHTSQFANIVLSNCNGLSVYLFGKKEALNHYYKELAWYKATKLQ from the coding sequence ATGCGCTATTACACGCTTTTTCTCATTGGCTTAATCTTACTTTCGTGCGGCAAAAACAACGATGAGCCTGAAATGACTCCTTACGAAATTACCCTTGTATATATGATTGCCGATAACGACCTTGCTACCTATGCCTTGAACGACCTAAATGAAATGGAACGCGGCTTTACCGCTAATGGCAGAGATAAACTATTAGTGTATATAGATAGTAATACCTCCACAGCCTTGCCTTCACACCCTGTGTTATTGGAAATAGTGCCCGACAGCACCGAAGCAATACAATCCAAAATTATCTATACTTACCCCGAACAAAACTCGGCTGATAAAACAGTGCTAAGCAATGTGTTAAAAGATGTTTTTAGCTATTACAAAGGGAGAGTGGAAACTAAAGGGCTCATCCTTTGGTCGCACGGCAATGCGTGGTTGCCCAATAGCTACACTATAGCTACCGAAAACAAAGGAGGGGTTGCTATAAAAGCTTTTGGCAAGGATATGAGCCCTAAAGAAGGTGCATTAGAATTGCCAGATCTTGCTGAAGCTTTGCGCTCTTATCATTTTCAATACATCTTGTTCGACGCTTGCTTTATGGGTTCGATAGAGGTGCTTTATGAGTTGCGCCATAATGCTGACTATTTCATTGCTTCTCCTGCCGAAATATTAGCCGATGGTTTTCCATATCACTTAACCCTTCCTTACCTAATAGGCAAAACACAACTTGAAAAGGCTACAGAAGCATATTATACCTACTACAAAGCTCAAGAAGGCGTACGGCAGTCGGCTACAATTACTTTAGTATCAAGTAGATATTTAGATACTTTAGCAGATTTATGTGCCCAATTACCTACTTTTTCTTCTCTACCTCTTGCTGATTTACAACAATATAGTCGTAACAATGAAAGATATTTATTTGACCTAAAGCAAATATTACTGTTAAATGGTGCCAAGACTAACTTAAATACTCTTTGGCAAGAGCTCTGCCCTATTGAAAAACACACTTCACAATTTGCAAATATAGTTTTAAGTAATTGTAATGGACTTAGTGTTTACCTGTTTGGTAAAAAAGAGGCTCTAAACCATTATTATAAAGAATTAGCATGGTATAAGGCTACAAAACTTCAGTAA
- a CDS encoding C10 family peptidase, with product MKRILIFMTVTGLFFSCQREEGDPSFASDTTISVQPNTKAEVNTDNNTLLGWVALTGKTDIPAEEAQATALATAMQMRKVEGIVTKAPLQIGSVEVVKGDTRKPYVATKGSKPEPADVYIINFANNQGYVVTSGDRRVPGVLAYNSYGHLGDTISNPGQAVLFSYMQAYIEEQREAFEANKEKLATQAEEALFKKLSKERQAELIARGYFDKQGKRVKSKFLDLTHVLCQSKELDKDNGNNHSDDFDEDRGRHTGTNLPKKNGPVLDPEATTYGEWTTEYIKAPLLKTLWGQSGEYNDKVGVYCEADHDQSPVGCVATAIGQLIAYHKKPAIFKDRVMHWDDMTKIDRGDMFSSIYSYAVQNNPTAKEDIQYLLAHLGDSDLLDMDYGCADIGSGSNIYKALHTLKLLGFNNAFISSLEAFPNFTNEIQNNRPVYIRGCETEISHSYSKGWWFWKKNHIDRTYTNCHAWVLDGYVLKKRKVTEQYIDCPSPKRIEMTHEEKLELVHNNFGWGGYRDGSGKKIYPQEYDGTGWYMANIFDSKSGRKAPSNSFKSGEQGNFKYDLKIITNIE from the coding sequence ATGAAAAGAATATTAATTTTTATGACTGTAACAGGACTCTTCTTTTCCTGCCAACGCGAAGAGGGTGACCCCTCGTTCGCTTCCGACACCACCATTTCAGTACAGCCAAACACAAAGGCTGAAGTGAATACCGATAACAACACTCTCTTAGGATGGGTCGCTCTTACAGGTAAAACCGACATACCCGCTGAAGAGGCACAAGCTACTGCCCTTGCTACGGCTATGCAAATGCGAAAAGTGGAAGGAATTGTAACTAAAGCTCCCTTGCAAATAGGATCGGTAGAAGTAGTAAAAGGTGATACACGTAAACCTTATGTAGCTACTAAGGGCAGTAAGCCTGAACCTGCCGATGTGTACATCATTAACTTTGCTAACAACCAAGGCTATGTAGTAACTTCGGGCGACAGGCGTGTTCCTGGCGTATTGGCTTATAACTCATACGGACATTTGGGTGACACAATTAGCAACCCGGGACAAGCAGTGCTGTTTAGCTATATGCAAGCATATATAGAAGAACAACGCGAAGCTTTTGAAGCTAATAAAGAGAAACTTGCTACCCAAGCTGAAGAAGCTCTTTTTAAGAAGCTCAGTAAAGAGCGGCAAGCAGAATTGATTGCTAGGGGGTATTTTGACAAACAAGGAAAGAGAGTGAAAAGTAAATTTCTTGACCTAACGCATGTTCTTTGCCAATCAAAAGAATTAGATAAAGATAATGGAAATAATCATTCTGATGATTTTGATGAAGATAGGGGAAGACACACCGGCACTAACCTTCCTAAGAAAAACGGACCTGTACTTGACCCTGAAGCAACTACGTACGGTGAATGGACTACAGAATACATAAAAGCTCCTTTACTTAAAACCCTTTGGGGACAAAGTGGAGAATACAATGACAAGGTAGGCGTATATTGTGAAGCTGATCACGACCAATCTCCTGTAGGCTGTGTGGCTACGGCTATAGGGCAGCTAATAGCATACCATAAAAAACCAGCTATTTTTAAAGATAGAGTAATGCACTGGGACGATATGACTAAAATAGATAGGGGAGATATGTTTTCAAGTATTTACAGTTATGCTGTGCAAAACAATCCAACCGCAAAAGAGGATATACAATATTTATTAGCACATTTAGGTGATAGTGATTTGTTAGATATGGACTATGGCTGTGCTGATATAGGCAGTGGCTCAAATATTTATAAAGCCCTCCATACTCTCAAATTATTAGGTTTTAATAATGCTTTCATTTCATCCCTTGAAGCCTTCCCTAATTTTACCAATGAAATACAAAACAACAGACCTGTATATATAAGAGGATGTGAAACAGAAATATCACATTCCTACTCTAAGGGTTGGTGGTTTTGGAAAAAGAATCATATAGATCGTACTTATACAAATTGCCATGCTTGGGTATTAGATGGCTATGTGCTAAAAAAAAGAAAAGTAACTGAACAATATATTGACTGTCCTTCTCCTAAAAGAATTGAAATGACACACGAGGAGAAGTTAGAGCTAGTTCATAATAACTTTGGCTGGGGAGGGTACAGAGATGGTTCTGGAAAAAAAATATATCCACAAGAATATGATGGAACAGGTTGGTATATGGCTAACATTTTCGATTCAAAATCAGGAAGAAAGGCTCCCTCTAATAGTTTTAAATCAGGAGAGCAAGGAAATTTTAAGTATGATTTAAAAATAATTACTAATATAGAATAG
- the dinB gene encoding DNA polymerase IV: protein MDAFFASVEQLDFPHLRGKAIAVGGAEARGVVATASYEARKYGVRSAMSGLQARRLCPHIIFVKPRFERYKQISMQIRAIFHEYTNLVEPLSLDEAYLDVTVNKKGNPSATLIAQEIRQRIFHETGLTASAGISVNKFIAKIASDYNKPNGQTTITEAQIQDFLDELDVRKFYGIGKVTAEKMYLLGIFRGKDLRLKSLEFLQRNFGNSGQYYYELARGIHRSEVQPFRIRKSVGAEETFAENLTSEIFMEPELERLAQEVASRLKKQQVAGKTITLKIKYSNFTVQTRSKTLKDYISSTEELSLHAKELLYQERLTESVRLLGISVSHLNNEPKKLNSKKPEYIQLRLEFPDW, encoded by the coding sequence ATGGATGCGTTCTTCGCCTCGGTCGAACAGCTTGACTTTCCCCACCTTCGCGGGAAAGCCATTGCTGTAGGCGGCGCCGAAGCCCGTGGCGTAGTAGCTACCGCCAGTTATGAAGCTCGCAAGTATGGCGTGCGCAGTGCTATGAGCGGACTCCAAGCTCGTAGGTTATGCCCTCATATCATCTTTGTGAAGCCCCGCTTTGAACGCTACAAACAAATATCTATGCAAATCAGGGCTATCTTCCACGAATATACCAATTTGGTCGAACCCTTATCCCTTGATGAGGCTTACTTAGATGTTACTGTTAATAAAAAAGGAAATCCCTCGGCTACTCTCATAGCCCAAGAAATAAGACAACGCATTTTCCACGAAACCGGACTTACAGCTTCTGCCGGCATCTCTGTAAATAAGTTCATTGCCAAAATAGCTAGTGATTACAACAAACCCAACGGACAAACTACCATTACCGAGGCTCAAATACAGGACTTTTTAGACGAACTCGATGTACGCAAATTCTATGGCATAGGCAAGGTCACTGCCGAAAAAATGTACCTACTCGGTATTTTCAGAGGCAAAGATCTCCGCCTCAAATCATTAGAGTTCTTACAGCGTAATTTCGGCAATAGCGGGCAATATTACTATGAGTTAGCTCGAGGCATCCACCGCAGCGAGGTACAACCCTTCAGAATACGCAAATCAGTAGGCGCCGAAGAAACCTTTGCCGAAAACCTCACCAGCGAAATCTTTATGGAACCCGAATTAGAACGCTTGGCGCAAGAGGTAGCCTCCCGCCTAAAAAAACAACAAGTAGCAGGCAAAACCATCACGCTAAAAATTAAATACAGTAATTTCACAGTACAAACACGCAGCAAAACCCTCAAAGATTATATCAGCAGCACCGAAGAGCTTTCTTTGCACGCCAAAGAACTGCTATACCAAGAACGCTTAACCGAGTCTGTACGGTTATTAGGCATCTCTGTATCCCATCTCAATAACGAGCCCAAAAAACTCAACTCCAAAAAACCAGAATACATCCAGCTACGCCTCGAATTCCCCGACTGGTAA